In the Synergistaceae bacterium genome, one interval contains:
- a CDS encoding phosphoribosylformylglycinamidine synthase: MVHRIFTERKDSHNPEALSLLAEIRTLKGSESVRNIRILNRYDIQGLTDSQLITCRDSIFAEPFTDNILTEIPNDADHILAVEFLPGQYDQRADSAMQCAGLLLGFRPMIRTAKIYLFYGEISDFMAVKKHLINPVEAREAQLAEYESLTADYPVPDDVMTVDDVMTLEGLAMSREDLACVKKYFDDEGRKPTRAEIKVLDTYWSDHCRHTTFTTHIDGAEIHDDAVRDAYALYTDIRRELHYPEGKPVTLMDIATIGAKYLRSKGLLNDIHDSGENNACTVRIDVDGESWLLLFKNETHNHPTEIEPFGGAATCIGGAIRDPLSGRAYVYQAMRITGAGNPYESPMPGKLPQRTIITKAAQGYSSYGNQIGLPTGIVREIYHEGFRAKRLEVGAVIAAVKESDVIRESPKPGDIVLLLGGRTGRDGIGGATGSSVSHTADSIGTCGAEVQKGNAPEERKLQRLFRNPEFTRLVKRCNDFGAGGVSVAVGELADGLDINLDAVPLKYSGLDGTEIAVSESQERMAVVISPENVERVKALALSEDAEATAIATVNDSGRMRMTWRGREIVNISRSFIDTNGAARHISVKVSPKSAEKISPAKFPDCLADLNNCSQRGLSERFDSTVGGNTVLMPFGGKYQKTPASAMCAKIPAMRETDTCSLMSYGFDPYMNPFDGAYTAVLEALCRIVAAGGSLSHCWLSLQEYFGKPENDPARWALPFEALLGALKAQIDYGVGAIGGKDSMSGTFTGADGVRYDVPPSLIAFAVSVANVSRVISPEFKRAGSKVIILRPEYDSRGLPVRDSMLRIFADIEAMNELGKILACSLVSNGGIEAEIFRMCLGNNLGFTFSGNVPESGRGVFVIEIAEDSPVNYPVVGRVIDEPDIIMADGERIPLSYAESIYDSPLAEIFPSKTDEPAEIPAVSISADIKRAEYTLPPIQSPKFLIPVFTGTNCEYETARAVNMAGGKAEIFIVRSLTPDIMRESAERFAQALRQSQGLIIPGGFSNGDEPDGSGKFIAIFLRSPEVRSAVENLIDDRGGLICGICNGFQALIKTGLLPHGKFMNPGELSATLTFNRIGRHQSRIIRSVVVCNNSPWMRFTNPGEVYSIPISHGEGRFLCDEADFTRLMTGGQIAGQYCDFCGNPSMLTENNPSGSRFAVECITSPDGRIIGRMGHVERAGKNLYRNVPGNFSMKFFEAACYYFSKF, from the coding sequence TTGGTACACAGAATTTTCACGGAGCGTAAAGACTCCCACAACCCCGAAGCATTATCACTCCTCGCAGAAATACGAACCCTCAAAGGCTCCGAGTCCGTCAGAAATATACGTATCCTCAACCGCTACGATATTCAGGGACTCACAGACTCACAGCTCATTACGTGCAGGGACTCAATTTTCGCAGAGCCTTTCACCGACAACATATTGACCGAAATCCCGAATGACGCGGATCATATTCTTGCTGTCGAATTTCTTCCGGGACAGTACGATCAGAGAGCCGACTCCGCTATGCAGTGCGCCGGCCTCCTTCTCGGTTTCAGGCCGATGATACGCACCGCAAAAATCTACCTGTTCTACGGCGAAATCTCTGACTTCATGGCCGTGAAGAAACACCTGATTAACCCCGTCGAGGCAAGAGAGGCACAATTAGCCGAATATGAATCCCTCACCGCTGATTATCCCGTTCCCGATGACGTTATGACGGTTGACGATGTTATGACGCTTGAAGGACTCGCGATGAGCCGGGAAGATTTAGCCTGCGTAAAGAAATATTTTGATGACGAGGGACGCAAGCCGACTAGGGCAGAAATTAAGGTGCTTGATACATACTGGTCTGACCATTGCCGGCACACTACATTCACGACTCACATTGACGGCGCGGAAATTCATGATGACGCTGTGAGGGACGCTTACGCATTGTACACGGACATACGCAGGGAGCTTCATTACCCGGAAGGAAAGCCCGTTACCCTCATGGACATTGCCACAATCGGCGCGAAATATCTGCGGTCAAAAGGACTCCTCAATGACATTCACGACAGCGGGGAAAATAACGCCTGCACCGTGAGAATTGACGTTGACGGAGAGTCATGGCTCTTGCTGTTCAAGAATGAGACCCACAATCACCCGACAGAGATCGAGCCTTTCGGAGGTGCTGCGACTTGTATCGGAGGAGCGATAAGAGACCCGCTTTCAGGGCGCGCATATGTCTATCAGGCCATGAGAATCACAGGGGCAGGAAATCCATACGAATCACCCATGCCCGGAAAATTACCGCAAAGGACAATCATCACAAAGGCCGCGCAGGGTTACAGTTCATACGGAAATCAAATCGGCCTGCCTACAGGGATCGTCCGCGAAATATATCACGAGGGCTTCAGGGCAAAACGTCTTGAGGTCGGAGCGGTCATAGCGGCGGTGAAAGAGTCTGACGTTATCCGCGAGAGTCCCAAGCCGGGCGACATTGTATTACTTCTCGGAGGCAGAACAGGCCGGGACGGTATCGGAGGCGCGACAGGCTCATCAGTCTCACACACAGCCGACTCAATCGGGACATGCGGCGCGGAAGTCCAGAAAGGCAACGCCCCGGAAGAACGCAAATTACAGCGTCTCTTCAGGAATCCCGAATTTACCCGGCTCGTGAAACGTTGTAACGATTTCGGCGCGGGCGGGGTTAGTGTCGCTGTCGGTGAATTGGCTGACGGTCTCGACATAAATCTTGACGCTGTTCCGCTGAAGTATTCCGGGCTTGACGGAACGGAAATAGCAGTAAGCGAGTCCCAAGAGCGTATGGCAGTCGTAATTTCCCCGGAGAATGTCGAACGCGTGAAGGCTCTCGCACTGTCTGAGGACGCAGAAGCCACAGCAATAGCAACCGTGAATGACTCAGGCCGTATGCGAATGACTTGGCGCGGACGTGAAATCGTCAACATATCGCGCTCGTTCATTGACACGAACGGAGCCGCCCGGCATATTTCGGTGAAGGTGAGTCCAAAGTCAGCCGAGAAAATTTCACCCGCAAAATTCCCGGACTGCCTCGCAGATCTCAACAACTGCTCACAGCGCGGACTGTCAGAGAGATTCGACTCCACTGTCGGCGGGAACACGGTATTAATGCCGTTCGGGGGGAAATATCAGAAGACTCCGGCCTCGGCCATGTGCGCGAAAATCCCTGCCATGCGTGAGACTGATACATGCTCGCTTATGTCATACGGCTTTGACCCGTATATGAATCCTTTTGACGGGGCATATACTGCGGTGCTTGAGGCGTTATGCAGGATTGTTGCGGCAGGGGGGAGTCTGTCTCATTGCTGGCTGTCATTGCAGGAATATTTCGGGAAGCCTGAGAATGACCCGGCGCGGTGGGCATTGCCGTTTGAGGCGTTATTGGGAGCATTGAAAGCTCAGATAGATTACGGAGTCGGCGCGATAGGGGGAAAGGACTCTATGAGCGGGACTTTCACGGGGGCTGACGGAGTGAGATATGATGTTCCGCCGTCATTGATTGCGTTCGCGGTCTCTGTCGCAAATGTCAGCCGGGTAATCTCTCCTGAGTTCAAGCGGGCTGGGTCAAAGGTTATAATTCTCCGGCCTGAATATGATTCGCGGGGGCTTCCGGTGAGAGACTCAATGCTGAGAATTTTTGCCGATATTGAAGCAATGAATGAGCTGGGGAAAATATTGGCGTGTTCTCTCGTGTCAAACGGCGGAATCGAGGCAGAGATATTCCGCATGTGTCTGGGAAATAATCTCGGCTTCACGTTTTCGGGGAATGTCCCGGAGTCCGGGCGCGGTGTTTTTGTGATTGAAATTGCTGAAGACTCGCCCGTGAATTATCCCGTTGTCGGGCGCGTTATTGATGAGCCTGATATTATTATGGCTGACGGAGAAAGAATCCCGCTGTCTTATGCCGAGTCTATATATGACTCCCCGCTGGCTGAAATTTTCCCGTCAAAGACAGACGAACCCGCCGAAATTCCCGCCGTAAGCATTTCTGCTGACATCAAACGGGCTGAATATACCCTGCCTCCGATTCAGTCGCCGAAATTCCTGATACCTGTCTTTACCGGGACTAATTGCGAGTACGAGACAGCGCGAGCCGTGAACATGGCCGGGGGGAAAGCCGAAATATTCATAGTGAGGTCTCTTACGCCTGACATAATGAGGGAGTCCGCCGAAAGATTCGCGCAGGCATTGAGACAGTCGCAGGGGCTGATTATTCCGGGAGGATTCTCGAACGGGGACGAGCCTGACGGAAGCGGGAAATTCATCGCGATATTTCTGCGTAGTCCTGAAGTCCGCAGTGCTGTGGAAAATCTCATTGATGACCGGGGCGGGTTAATCTGCGGAATCTGCAACGGCTTCCAGGCACTAATCAAGACCGGGCTTTTACCGCACGGGAAATTCATGAATCCCGGCGAGCTTTCCGCGACTCTCACGTTCAACCGAATCGGGCGGCATCAGTCGAGAATAATACGCTCCGTAGTCGTCTGCAATAATTCTCCGTGGATGAGATTCACGAACCCCGGCGAGGTTTACTCAATCCCGATTTCACACGGTGAAGGGAGATTCTTGTGTGATGAGGCGGACTTTACGCGGCTTATGACGGGCGGACAGATTGCGGGGCAGTACTGCGACTTCTGCGGAAATCCGTCAATGCTCACAGAAAATAATCCCTCTGGTTCGCGTTTTGCTGTAGAATGTATAACATCCCCGGACGGACGCATTATCGGCAGAATGGGGCATGTTGAACGCGCCGGGAAAAATCTTTACAGGAACGTTCCGGGAAATTTCAGCATGAAGTTTTTTGAGGCGGCCTGTTATTATTTCAGTAAATTCTAG
- a CDS encoding exonuclease SbcCD subunit D C-terminal domain-containing protein: MRILHTSDWHIGKKLKEHDRADEFRKFFAWLEDVVDREKPDAIIVAGDVFDSRNPSAESQEMYYSFFGKIAGGERSCRNAVIISGNHDSPALIDAPAGVMGRCNIHVIGRSREDEIITLTDSDGKPEMIVCAVPFLHDSELRTANAGDTFDITRKIQEGIKNHYAEIFARAREIRGDYDIPIVAAGHLFLEAGKTRTDEGERSMYLGTAVKVGTDIFPDDIAYIALGHLHSPQAVGRANIRYSGSPIALTFGEWGVPKTVSIIDFDGRNFAGVREIEIPMWQKMKRISGDMAKIEADLRGLMSLNESVWAEVTYTGDTQPGDIQQELEEIVKESAVEVISIIDKGEYISVNDDGFGGKTLDDIDPVKMLRRKMDSMKIPEEKRTKMEELYGEILREISAEEKLS, translated from the coding sequence TTGCGGATACTTCACACATCAGACTGGCACATAGGCAAAAAGCTGAAGGAGCATGACCGCGCAGACGAGTTCAGGAAGTTTTTTGCGTGGCTTGAGGACGTTGTTGACCGAGAGAAGCCCGACGCGATTATAGTAGCCGGGGATGTTTTCGACAGCCGCAACCCGTCAGCCGAGTCGCAGGAAATGTACTATTCATTTTTCGGGAAGATCGCCGGGGGTGAAAGGTCGTGCCGGAACGCCGTAATCATCTCAGGGAATCACGACTCCCCCGCGCTGATTGACGCTCCCGCCGGGGTAATGGGACGCTGCAATATTCACGTTATTGGCCGCTCGCGTGAGGACGAAATTATTACCCTCACAGACTCAGACGGAAAGCCGGAAATGATAGTGTGCGCTGTTCCGTTTCTGCATGACAGCGAACTAAGGACAGCGAACGCCGGGGACACATTCGACATTACCCGAAAGATTCAGGAGGGCATAAAGAATCATTACGCGGAAATTTTCGCCCGTGCGCGTGAAATCCGCGGGGATTATGACATTCCGATAGTGGCGGCGGGTCATCTGTTTCTTGAGGCGGGGAAAACCCGAACCGATGAGGGCGAGCGGTCTATGTATCTTGGGACGGCGGTAAAGGTCGGTACGGACATTTTCCCGGATGATATTGCGTATATTGCGCTGGGACATCTCCATTCACCGCAGGCAGTCGGGCGGGCGAATATACGCTACAGCGGGTCGCCGATTGCGCTTACGTTCGGGGAATGGGGAGTCCCGAAAACTGTCAGCATTATTGACTTTGACGGGCGGAATTTTGCGGGAGTCCGTGAGATTGAGATTCCCATGTGGCAGAAGATGAAGCGAATCTCCGGGGACATGGCGAAAATTGAGGCAGACCTGCGCGGATTAATGTCGCTGAATGAGTCAGTGTGGGCGGAAGTTACGTACACAGGCGACACACAGCCGGGCGATATTCAGCAGGAGCTTGAAGAGATCGTGAAGGAGTCAGCGGTTGAAGTCATAAGCATTATCGACAAGGGGGAATATATTTCGGTGAATGATGACGGTTTCGGCGGGAAAACGCTAGATGACATTGACCCGGTGAAAATGCTCCGGCGGAAAATGGACAGCATGAAAATCCCGGAGGAGAAACGCACGAAAATGGAGGAGCTTTACGGGGAAATACTGCGGGAAATATCAGCGGAGGAAAAATTATCATGA
- a CDS encoding AAA family ATPase, translated as MKILSITLNNLNSLRGTWNINLEDKAYTSGGIFAVTGPTGAGKTTIFDAVCLALYRRTPRLPHVTSGENEIMSKHTNSCGAKVKFESGGKIYVCEWSQRRTGKTFQATHTISLDGKPLTDSQKQKDTSARVKEITGMDFDRFVQAVLLEQGGFDRFLNAKKNERAEVLELITGTGIYSEISSRVYRRSKDKRTELDGKRKELESEKSRFEGMTQESLQAEISRMNDEILRAEAGHKSTGEILTWQREIMKLNNDMAGVRRDIAIHAQESANFEAGRVLLESAERAVSLGGEYEALRAKREAVKRAEGDISALSAKISSQESECSKISAGLPGMNDELSRLRGEISGSSEAVVKEIEAAVKDYERQKNNLGEAEREISRLGHVCRTAKDNLERIEASGKKLLAEKNRLDERRRTLHEQFMSMDAKTREAVLDEERAKLQPDVPCPLCGSTSHPGIAHTSSGGENPDDMFAAKAKLNEDCKKAEEAVNVADKKLQDERDRWQEAHDEKISAFNEYSRLVEEAAKCKTKLSEAKSALTDSIRPAGITWDDDTRKMMTQAREWSAKIDGLEKRIQSSQQDLSQIQAVILSGRESLDAKRRELETFSAELGGLESSFAEKLRQKNFDGEESFLRARSRSGEIESLRRKRDELSAKTAMLDGALMSIQKQLDEQSARNLTSESPEKIEELYRLEDSSLKKLHQEIGILTQRLKNVTDSAAKVKALEAEYDDLKAKCDDWDMLNDLIGSAEGDKFRVYAQKVTLSLVVNNANEYLRKMNGRYTLIQTPGSDELELSVKDSEQAGTVRTTENLSGGEKFIISLALALGLSQISGSRAQVDSLFIDEGFGSLDEEALSSALDALGEIRREGRMIGIISHISGISERITAKINVIRKSEGTSMIIGPGCSGSM; from the coding sequence ATGAAGATATTATCCATAACGTTAAATAATCTCAACTCACTGCGCGGGACGTGGAATATAAATCTTGAGGATAAAGCGTACACTTCCGGCGGTATATTCGCTGTAACAGGGCCGACAGGAGCGGGAAAGACTACTATATTTGACGCTGTATGCCTTGCGCTTTACAGGAGGACTCCGAGACTCCCGCATGTAACATCAGGCGAGAACGAAATAATGTCAAAGCACACTAATTCATGCGGGGCAAAAGTGAAATTTGAGTCCGGCGGGAAAATTTACGTCTGCGAATGGAGTCAGAGACGAACGGGGAAAACATTTCAGGCGACTCATACTATATCACTTGACGGAAAGCCGCTGACGGATTCGCAGAAACAGAAAGACACATCAGCCCGCGTGAAAGAAATAACCGGGATGGATTTTGACAGGTTCGTGCAGGCAGTGCTTCTTGAGCAGGGAGGCTTTGACAGATTCCTTAACGCAAAGAAAAACGAGCGGGCAGAAGTCTTAGAGCTTATCACAGGAACAGGGATATACAGCGAAATTTCAAGCAGGGTATATCGGCGCAGCAAGGACAAACGCACGGAGCTTGACGGAAAACGCAAAGAACTTGAGTCAGAGAAATCACGCTTTGAGGGAATGACGCAGGAAAGTTTGCAGGCAGAAATTTCACGTATGAATGACGAAATTTTACGGGCTGAGGCCGGGCACAAGTCAACCGGGGAAATATTGACATGGCAGCGCGAAATCATGAAGCTGAACAATGACATGGCCGGAGTCCGCAGAGATATAGCCATTCACGCACAGGAGTCAGCAAACTTTGAGGCCGGGCGCGTGCTTCTTGAGTCGGCGGAACGTGCGGTGAGTCTCGGCGGTGAATATGAAGCTCTGCGGGCAAAGCGTGAGGCGGTGAAAAGGGCTGAGGGTGATATTTCTGCATTGTCGGCGAAAATCTCATCACAGGAGTCGGAATGCTCGAAAATTTCGGCGGGGCTTCCCGGAATGAATGATGAGCTGTCGCGCCTCAGAGGGGAAATTTCCGGGTCTTCTGAGGCTGTCGTCAAAGAGATTGAAGCGGCTGTGAAGGATTATGAGCGTCAGAAAAATAATCTTGGGGAGGCAGAACGGGAAATATCACGGCTCGGCCATGTGTGCAGGACAGCAAAAGACAATCTCGAACGCATAGAGGCCAGCGGGAAAAAATTACTGGCGGAAAAAAACAGGCTTGACGAAAGGCGCAGGACTCTTCATGAACAGTTCATGAGCATGGACGCAAAGACACGCGAGGCAGTTCTTGACGAGGAACGCGCAAAACTTCAGCCCGATGTCCCCTGCCCCCTTTGCGGCTCAACGTCTCACCCCGGAATCGCTCATACATCTTCAGGCGGTGAAAATCCTGATGACATGTTCGCGGCAAAAGCCAAACTCAATGAGGATTGCAAAAAGGCGGAGGAGGCTGTGAATGTCGCGGATAAAAAATTGCAGGACGAGCGCGACAGATGGCAGGAGGCACACGATGAAAAAATTTCGGCCTTCAATGAATATTCACGTCTTGTTGAAGAGGCAGCAAAGTGCAAAACGAAACTTTCTGAGGCAAAATCAGCATTGACCGACTCAATCCGCCCTGCGGGAATCACATGGGACGATGACACACGGAAAATGATGACGCAGGCGCGGGAATGGTCAGCGAAAATTGACGGCCTCGAAAAACGCATACAGTCATCACAGCAGGATTTGAGTCAAATACAGGCCGTAATACTTTCCGGGCGTGAATCTCTTGACGCGAAACGCCGGGAGCTTGAGACTTTTTCGGCGGAGCTTGGCGGACTCGAATCGTCATTCGCGGAAAAGCTCAGGCAGAAGAATTTTGACGGTGAAGAATCTTTCCTGCGGGCGCGGAGTCGTTCAGGTGAAATTGAGTCTCTCCGCAGGAAACGCGATGAGCTGTCAGCAAAAACGGCCATGCTTGACGGGGCATTGATGAGCATACAGAAACAGCTTGACGAACAATCAGCACGGAACCTCACATCAGAGTCTCCCGAAAAAATAGAGGAATTATACAGACTGGAAGACTCCAGCCTCAAAAAACTTCATCAGGAAATCGGCATACTGACTCAGAGACTGAAGAACGTAACAGACAGTGCCGCGAAAGTGAAAGCACTTGAGGCCGAATATGACGATCTCAAAGCCAAGTGCGATGACTGGGACATGCTGAACGATCTCATAGGCTCGGCGGAGGGCGACAAGTTCCGGGTTTACGCGCAGAAAGTAACGCTATCCCTTGTCGTGAACAACGCCAACGAGTATTTACGCAAAATGAACGGACGCTACACGCTGATACAGACTCCCGGAAGCGATGAGCTTGAACTCAGCGTGAAGGACAGCGAGCAGGCCGGGACAGTCAGAACAACCGAAAACTTGTCCGGCGGGGAAAAATTCATCATCAGCCTTGCATTAGCCCTCGGACTTTCTCAGATTTCAGGCAGCAGGGCGCAGGTTGACTCGCTTTTCATTGATGAGGGATTCGGCTCTCTTGACGAGGAAGCATTAAGCTCCGCGCTTGACGCTCTCGGAGAAATTCGCCGCGAGGGAAGAATGATAGGCATAATCTCTCACATCTCAGGCATAAGCGAACGTATCACCGCAAAGATTAACGTGATACGCAAATCAGAAGGCACAAGCATGATCATCGGGCCGGGCTGCTCCGGGTCAATGTAG